In a genomic window of Vespula vulgaris chromosome 13, iyVesVulg1.1, whole genome shotgun sequence:
- the LOC127068435 gene encoding DDB1- and CUL4-associated factor 7, which translates to MALHSVPPKRKEIYKYEAPWSLYSMNWSVRPDKRFRLALGSFVEEYNNKVQIVSLDEETSEFIAKSTFDHPYPTTKIMWIPDSKGLFPDLLATSGDYLRVWRAVEPETRLECVLNNNKNSDFCAPLTSFDWNEVDPNLIGTSSIDTTCTIWGLETGQVLGRVNVVTGHVKTQLIAHDKEVYDIAFSRAGGGRDMFASVGADGSVRMFDLRHLEHSTIIYEDPQHTPLLRLAWNKQDPNYLATIAMDACEVIILDVRVPCTPVARLNNHRASVNGIAWAPHSSCHICTAADDHQALIWDIQQMPRAIEDPILAYTAAEGEVNQIQWGATQPDWIAICYNKAAEILRV; encoded by the exons aTGGCTCTGCATAGTGTACctccaaagagaaaagagatttataaatatgaagCTCCGTGGTCTTTATACAGTATGAACTGGTCCGTAAGACCCGACAAACGTTTCCGTTTGGCTCTTGGTAGTTTCGTAGAGGAGTATAATAACAAGGTACAAATTGTATCACTGGATGAAGAGACTTCTGAATTTATTGCTAAAAGTACTTTCGATCATCCTTACCCAACAACAAAGATTATGTGGATACCGGATAGTAAAG GATTATTTCCTGATCTGTTAGCAACCTCTGGAGATTATTTGAGAGTATGGAGAGCCGTAGAACCAGAAACTCGTTTGGAATgtgttttaaataataataaaaattcagacTTTTGTGCTCCATTAACTTCGTTCGATTGGAACGAAGTTGATCCAAATTTAATTGGTACTTCGAGCATAGATACGACTTGCACTATTTGGGGATTAGAAACGGGACAAGTTTTAGGCAGAGTAAACGTTGTTACTGGACACGTAAAAACACAATTAATAGCTCACGATAAAGAAGTATATGACATAGCATTCAGTCGTGCTGGTGGAGGACGCGATATGTTTGCTTCGGTTGGTGCAGATGGATCTGTAAGAATGTTTGACTTGAGACACTTGGAACACTCGACTATCATTTACGAAGATCCACAGCATACGCCGTTACTCAGACTCGCGTGGAATAAGCAAGATCCTAATTATCTTGCTACTATTGCTATGGATGCATGCGAAGTTATAATCTTAGATGTTCGTGTTCCATGCACGCCGGTCGCAAGATTGAATAATCACAG AGCAAGCGTTAATGGTATTGCTTGGGCACCACATTCTTCTTGTCATATCTGTACTGCGGCGGATGATCATCAAGCATTAATTTGGGATATACAACAAATGCCAAGAGCTATAGAAGATCCGATTCTTGCGTATACAGCAGCGGAAGGAGAAGTAAATCAAATTCAATGGGGCGCTACGCAACCCGATTGGATTGCAATTTGTTACAACAAAGCAGCAGAAATTCTTagagtataa